The genome window taacactggccgttgtctcaaagcaactttacagtaCACAAGACATATAGTACAAAAACGTTCAACATTAATATTAgacatatatttaattttatttgtatcaaTCCCTAATCCCTAAAAGGGTGTGTCAGGCACAGAGAAGTGTAGAGAAGCatataaaagctatatataAAAAGTTTCCAGACTCGCAGTCACCTCAGACTCTATACAAATCACCGCAACTGAAGTAAACCATATTATAATATCATAATCatgtattatattaaaaagaaaaagcatcaGAGGAGCTTCATTGGAGTTGAATGAAATCACCAAAACAAGTCTAAGGACTAGACTCACCATTTCAAAAGTTAACAAAGAATAGGTCAGATTAGAAGAGTTATCACCAGAGACATGGATTTTGTACCGTAATGAGCGCTTATGCAAGTCTAACATTTTGATTTGGGTCTTTtaaaaacaatcaatcaatcaatcaaacaatcaATAATTAGAAATGACAGACTGAAGCTTTTCTTTGTActccaaaactgaaaaaaaaaaaaaaatgaaatcaagaAGAAATCAAGTCATTTTGTATGAATTGTGTAAATTATATAATCCTCTGCGCCAAGGTTAAGTAACAGGAATACATAACAAAGTCACGTGACTTGTCAAATGAATGGAAAGTGGTTACCTAACCCACGCCGGTATATAAAACTGAACCAACACCTAGTACAGTGTCTTTTCTTTACATTACCTACAAAGCAGGTAAGAAATGATCTATGTTCTAGattatgtaatgtaatgatatataataataataataggtattattataattatggcCTGGTCTTTAGTATGTTCAGTCAGCTTTTCTTACACCATTCTTATATGTCTGCGTGTAATCTTATGTTTTGTAATGTTGACTGTGGTCTAAaggcttttctcttttcttctgtgtTTCAGCAATAATGGGAGCCCATAGCATCACCCgtatagctgttatagtaatCTCGGTTGTGGTCTATATAGCCGGGATCACGTTTAACATCCTCTCTGCACGAGGGACGGGTAAGACAGCAGATTAATAATGACTTTATTTCTAGAAGAATATGTTAAAATGCATCTTCTGCAAGTGCTGTAGATAtacactctcagaaagaaaGCTACAAAACTATACCTTTTAAGGTACAAGTGGCCGTCACTGgagtgaatctatctatctatctatctatctatctatctatctatctatctatctatctatctatctatctatctatctatctatctatctatctatctatctatctatctatctagtttgctcatttatttgtttgtttgtttgtttgtttttaaatgtctgttttcATCTTAATCATCTCTAATGTTGCATAATCGTATAATAGAAATTAATCCAATTAGTATTAGCTGGACCTACTACATATGCCAGAAATCTTGTGAATTAACAGTCTGTAATAATccatttattacacattataaataaataagattggTATTAACTTTAAGTGTTTGTTACTGGACAGAAGGTTATATGGGTTATATGTTTGAATCCCTGAACTGCTAGTGCTGAGCTCTTAACTGTAAGAAACTCCTGGTACAAATTcactgccagaccaccagagggcgtGCTGGTGGGTTGAATTGTCCCAGTAGTTTCTTCCATTAATCTTCACATGCTGGGATTGAATTCCATGCTCTCCCACTTGTTTCAGTTAAAAGATGATGACtaattgtattatttaataatcattatgttattaaacacactgtgttgtttcctttctttcagGTCCTTTCTTGAAGACGACCGCGAACATCTCtgacacatacaacacacaaatcACTCCGTCCGGATGGACCTTCTCGATCTGGGGTGTCATCTATTTCTGGTTAACTGCAATGCTTATCTACATTGTGTCTACTATATTCAGAAGGTAAATGTCCATTTagagaaggtaaaaaaaaaaaaagaaagcaggagAATGTTCGGTTCTTGCTGTAATGGAGTCTGAGGTGTGATTTCTGTTCCAGGAATGCTTTCGGACCGATGTATTGCAGCCACTCGGTTTTGACGTACGGCTTTTTCATCTGCTGGATCCTGAATGTTCTGTTTAACATTAGCTGGCTTCTGCTGTGGGACAGAGAGTAAGTGTCTGatttaaactgatttattttattgtttttatttattgtattctGTTATATTCTTGATTTCTGTTGATATCAGTCATATCAATCTTGTCtccttcttatcttatctttctcatctcatctctctcatctcatctcatctccctTAACTCTTTCATCTCATCTCCTTTATCTCTCTTATTTTATCAAATCTTAtctttctcatctcatctctctcatctcatctcatctcatctccctTAACTCTTTCATCTCATCtcccttgtctctctctcatcttaTCAAATCTTATCTCCCttatctcatttcatctcatcttatctctctcatctcatctcatctcatctctctcatctcatctcatctcccttatctctctcatctcatctcatctcatctcatctcatctcatctcatcccatcccatcccatctcaTCCTATCTCACCTCATCTTTCTTATCTCTCTCATCAGTAATAAACAatgaaagcttcttgacttggcTCTTGACTCAACTCTCAACTCTCATCTCATCTTGTCTCATCTCCCTTATCTCTGTTATCTCTTTTATCTTGTCTCTTttctcatctcctctcatctcatttctctaatctcatctcatttcatctcatctccCTTATCTCTCATCTTATCTCTCTCATCTCTAGTTTGTATCATCCCTCTTATCTCTCTCAtctttcatctcatctttcATTTTATCTCATCTCTTGCTTtatctctcatctcatcttatctctctcatctcatctctacAGAGGTGACGCAAGACCTGCCGCTAAATGATGACCTCATTAAAAGTGACTGACTGAAagtgattttcttttctctgacaGGGTGATGATCGCAGCATTGATCTTTCTTGCTTTTGTTGCCTTCACAAACTAcacaatgatttttttctcctgtCGTGGTCTTAAAGAAAACAGCGCCTGGTTATACAAGTATCACAACAAGGATCTCTGGTGCATTCGTATTCTGGTAAGATATTCAGCATGAGACATCAAGGCATCTGCTTTATGACCTGGTCATCAAACGCTTTTAATGCTTATCTGCTTCCTCGATCTAGGTTCAGAACGGCCTGGCCGTGTACGCGACGTGGACATCCATCGCTACGCTGATTAACTTGACCATAGTGGTGAGCTACAATGCTGGAATGAGCAAATCAGATGCAGCGACGCTGTCACTCTCACTGCTTTTAGCAGAGGTCCTTATTTGGTAAGGGGCTTTAGACCActgcgctgttgaattctccattctgattggtcagacggtgttgattaattttctttaatgGTCTAATACTTTACACCAGCTATTCATTCACAAGGATTCAAaatgattataattcattaggagatttaacatttatggaaggagtctccagtgtcagtgctttttaGTTTCTCAGTagcataaagagagagagaaacaaaaagtgTTCCTAGATGCTATGGTTAATTGATATTAGGAACTAGCTACTtgtaaatgttagggataaatcttcttttggcttttcccttcaggggtctccacagcgaatcatctctctccacctgtccctatcttc of Hemibagrus wyckioides isolate EC202008001 linkage group LG23, SWU_Hwy_1.0, whole genome shotgun sequence contains these proteins:
- the si:ch211-161h7.5 gene encoding uncharacterized protein si:ch211-161h7.5, with product MGAHSITRIAVIVISVVVYIAGITFNILSARGTGPFLKTTANISDTYNTQITPSGWTFSIWGVIYFWLTAMLIYIVSTIFRRNAFGPMYCSHSVLTYGFFICWILNVLFNISWLLLWDREVMIAALIFLAFVAFTNYTMIFFSCRGLKENSAWLYKYHNKDLWCIRILVQNGLAVYATWTSIATLINLTIVVSYNAGMSKSDAATLSLSLLLAEVLIWFVLENSLLDKHVRYILTVYPVIIVALSGNMTKNFDASAPGINSVFTASLLALACVLFAVKVCLVVWRHIKHPLYSDTHTQEVTSQMESASKQ